A genomic window from Brassica oleracea var. oleracea cultivar TO1000 chromosome C8, BOL, whole genome shotgun sequence includes:
- the LOC106311600 gene encoding uncharacterized protein LOC106311600 translates to MALQWLILSYVVAAEVVIAVVLTLPYPMVVKKRVVSLVSLILQPAASIVAFAAFQLCDIYWKNEHRLSCSSEVCTATERDRYEKSIYKAQRNVVLCAAGIFLYWCIYRICKYNKDLELLEEAEKRHKDE, encoded by the exons ATGGCTTTGCAATGGTTGATTCTTTCGTACGTGGTGGCCGCCGAAGTTGTAATCGCGGTGGTGTTGACTTTACCTTACCCTATGGTAGTGAAGAAGCGCGTCGTGTCACTTGTCTCTCTCATTCTCCAACCTGCTGCTTCCATCGTCGCCTTCGCCGCCTTTCAGCTCTGCG ATATATACTGGAAGAATGAACATAGACTCTCTTGCTCATCGGAGGTATGCACTGCTACAGAGCGTGATCGTTACGAGAAATCT ATCTACAAGGCACAGAGGAATGTTGTTCTGTGCGCTGCAGGAATTTTTCTCTACTG GTGCATTTACCGTATCTGCAAGTACAACAAGGACCTGGAGCTTTTGGAAGAAGCTGAGAAGAGACACAAGGACGAGTAA
- the LOC106311598 gene encoding putative 3,4-dihydroxy-2-butanone kinase isoform X2, with amino-acid sequence MATPAKKFINNPNDVVTEFIEGLVETYPGLQYLDGLPEVKVVLRADVSAADYDKVAVISGGGSGHEPAQAGYVGEGMLTAAICGDVFASPPVDSILAGIRAVTGPMGCLLVVTNYTGDRLNFGLAAELAKTEGFKVETVIVGDDCALPPPRGIAGRRGLAGTILVHKVAGAAAAAGLSLEEVAAEAKHASEMVGTMGVALTVCSLPGQATSDRLGPEKMELGLGVHGEPGAAVVDIQPVDVVVSHVLQQILSPETNYVPITRGNSVVLMVNGLGGTPLMELMIAAGKAVPKLQLEFGLAVDRVYTGSFMSSLDMAGFSISIMKADQSILERLDAPTKAPSWPVGTDGNRPPSKIPVPLPPFQQNKNEESLGRPQELSQQGRILEAAIEAAATVVISLKDSLNEWDGKVGDGDCGSTMCRGATAILEDMRNYYPLNDAAETVNEIGSSIRRVMGGTSGIIYSLLCKAAYAELKANVQSEVTSKNWSDALKSSISAVSKYGGARAGYRTMLDALIPASRVLEEKLSIGEDLVSAFVLSGEAATAGAESTIQMQAQAGRSSYVSAEILASIPDPGAMAAAAWYSAAARAVKEQSQGLGIVIR; translated from the exons ATGGCTACTCCAGCTAAGAAATTCATCAACAACCCCAACG ATGTAGTAACAGAGTTCATAGAGGGTCTGGTCGAAACTTATCCTGGACTTCAGTACTTGGATGGCCTCCCTGAGGT CAAGGTTGTACTCCGAGCTGATGTCTCGGCTGCAGATTATGACAAGGTTGCTGTTATATCAG GAGGGGGAAGTGGGCATGAACCAGCACAAGCTGGGTACGTGGGAGAAGGAATGCTAACCGCGGCTATTTGCGGTGATGTCTTTGCTTCTCCACCGGTTGATTCCATCCTAGCT GGGATTCGAGCTGTAACTGGTCCAATGGGATGCCTCTTGGTTGTCACG AACTATACTGGTGACCGCTTGAACTTTGGCCTAGCAGCTGAGCTAGCTAAAACTGAGGGTTTCAAAGTAGAG ACTGTGATTGTTGGAGATGACTGTGCTCTCCCACCGCCACGTGGCATAGCTGGACGCAGAGGTTTAGCAGGAACAATTCTTGTCCATAAG GTAGCTGGAGCAGCAGCAGCAGCCGGTCTTTCATTAGAAGAAGTTGCGGCAGAAGCAAAGCATGCTTCTGAGATGGTTGGGACCATGGGAGTTGCACTGACTGTTTGTTCGCTTCCGGGACAGGCCACATCAGATCGTTTGGGTCCTGAGAAAATGGAACTTGGGCTTGGTGTT CATGGGGAACCAGGTGCTGCTGTGGTCGACATTCAACCTGTGGATGTTGTAGTCTCCCATGTTCTTCAACAGATACTGAGTCCA GAGACTAATTATGTTCCGATTACACGTGGTAACAGTGTGGTTCTGATGGTTAATGG CTTAGGTGGTACCCCTCTAATGGAACTTATGATTGCGGCTGGAAAAGCAGTCCCTAAACTACAGTTAGAATTTGGACTTGCCGTTGATAGAGTGTATACTGGATCTTTTATGTCATCTCTTGATATGGCAG GTTTCTCGATATCGATCATGAAGGCTGACCAGTCAATTTTAGAGCGTCTGGATGCTCCGACCAAGGCACCTAGTTGGCCTGTTGGCACGGATG GGAACCGCCCACCATCAAAGATCCCAGTTCCACTACCTCCATTCCAACAAAACAAAAACGAAGAG TCTCTAGGCCGACCTCAAGAACTTAGTCAACAAGGTCGAATTCTTGAGGCAGCGATTGAAGCAGCAGCAACTGTGGTCATCAGTTTGAAAGATAGTTTGAACGAATGGGATGGAAAAGTAGGAGACGGGGACTGTGGATCAACA ATGTGCAGAGGCGCAACAGCTATTTTGGAGGACATGAGGAATTA TTATCCTCTCAACGATGCTGCTGAAACAGTGAATGAGATTGGTTCATCTATCAGAAGAGTCATGGGAGGAACGAGTGGAATAAT TTACAGTCTCCTCTGCAAGGCAGCTTACGCTGAGTTAAAAGCCAACGTTCAGTCAGAAGTCACTTCCAAAAACT GGTCTGATGCACTCAAGTCATCAATCTCTGCTGTTAGTAAATATGGTGGAGCAAGGGCAGGTTATAGAACGATGTTAGATGCTCTCATCCCAGCTTCGAGAGTCCTTGAGGAG AAGCTGAGTATTGGAGAGGACCTTGTTTCTGCTTTTGTTCTGTCTGGTGAAGCTGCAACCGCAGGTGCTGAATCAACCATTCAGATGCAAGCACAG GCCGGGAGATCGAGCTATGTGTCAGCTGAGATTCTTGCATCAATTCCTGATCCGGGGGCAATGGCTGCAGCGGCATGGTACAGCGCTGCTGCAAGAGCCGTGAAGGAGCAGAGCCAGGGGTTGGGAATTGTGATCCGATAG
- the LOC106311598 gene encoding putative 3,4-dihydroxy-2-butanone kinase isoform X3 has translation MATPAKKFINNPNDVVTEFIEGLVETYPGLQYLDGLPEVVLRADVSAADYDKVAVISGGGSGHEPAQAGYVGEGMLTAAICGDVFASPPVDSILAGIRAVTGPMGCLLVVTNYTGDRLNFGLAAELAKTEGFKVETVIVGDDCALPPPRGIAGRRGLAGTILVHKVAGAAAAAGLSLEEVAAEAKHASEMVGTMGVALTVCSLPGQATSDRLGPEKMELGLGVHGEPGAAVVDIQPVDVVVSHVLQQILSPETNYVPITRGNSVVLMVNGLGGTPLMELMIAAGKAVPKLQLEFGLAVDRVYTGSFMSSLDMAGFSISIMKADQSILERLDAPTKAPSWPVGTDGNRPPSKIPVPLPPFQQNKNEESLGRPQELSQQGRILEAAIEAAATVVISLKDSLNEWDGKVGDGDCGSTMCRGATAILEDMRNYYPLNDAAETVNEIGSSIRRVMGGTSGIIYSLLCKAAYAELKANVQSEVTSKNWSDALKSSISAVSKYGGARAGYRTMLDALIPASRVLEEKLSIGEDLVSAFVLSGEAATAGAESTIQMQAQAGRSSYVSAEILASIPDPGAMAAAAWYSAAARAVKEQSQGLGIVIR, from the exons ATGGCTACTCCAGCTAAGAAATTCATCAACAACCCCAACG ATGTAGTAACAGAGTTCATAGAGGGTCTGGTCGAAACTTATCCTGGACTTCAGTACTTGGATGGCCTCCCTGAG GTTGTACTCCGAGCTGATGTCTCGGCTGCAGATTATGACAAGGTTGCTGTTATATCAG GAGGGGGAAGTGGGCATGAACCAGCACAAGCTGGGTACGTGGGAGAAGGAATGCTAACCGCGGCTATTTGCGGTGATGTCTTTGCTTCTCCACCGGTTGATTCCATCCTAGCT GGGATTCGAGCTGTAACTGGTCCAATGGGATGCCTCTTGGTTGTCACG AACTATACTGGTGACCGCTTGAACTTTGGCCTAGCAGCTGAGCTAGCTAAAACTGAGGGTTTCAAAGTAGAG ACTGTGATTGTTGGAGATGACTGTGCTCTCCCACCGCCACGTGGCATAGCTGGACGCAGAGGTTTAGCAGGAACAATTCTTGTCCATAAG GTAGCTGGAGCAGCAGCAGCAGCCGGTCTTTCATTAGAAGAAGTTGCGGCAGAAGCAAAGCATGCTTCTGAGATGGTTGGGACCATGGGAGTTGCACTGACTGTTTGTTCGCTTCCGGGACAGGCCACATCAGATCGTTTGGGTCCTGAGAAAATGGAACTTGGGCTTGGTGTT CATGGGGAACCAGGTGCTGCTGTGGTCGACATTCAACCTGTGGATGTTGTAGTCTCCCATGTTCTTCAACAGATACTGAGTCCA GAGACTAATTATGTTCCGATTACACGTGGTAACAGTGTGGTTCTGATGGTTAATGG CTTAGGTGGTACCCCTCTAATGGAACTTATGATTGCGGCTGGAAAAGCAGTCCCTAAACTACAGTTAGAATTTGGACTTGCCGTTGATAGAGTGTATACTGGATCTTTTATGTCATCTCTTGATATGGCAG GTTTCTCGATATCGATCATGAAGGCTGACCAGTCAATTTTAGAGCGTCTGGATGCTCCGACCAAGGCACCTAGTTGGCCTGTTGGCACGGATG GGAACCGCCCACCATCAAAGATCCCAGTTCCACTACCTCCATTCCAACAAAACAAAAACGAAGAG TCTCTAGGCCGACCTCAAGAACTTAGTCAACAAGGTCGAATTCTTGAGGCAGCGATTGAAGCAGCAGCAACTGTGGTCATCAGTTTGAAAGATAGTTTGAACGAATGGGATGGAAAAGTAGGAGACGGGGACTGTGGATCAACA ATGTGCAGAGGCGCAACAGCTATTTTGGAGGACATGAGGAATTA TTATCCTCTCAACGATGCTGCTGAAACAGTGAATGAGATTGGTTCATCTATCAGAAGAGTCATGGGAGGAACGAGTGGAATAAT TTACAGTCTCCTCTGCAAGGCAGCTTACGCTGAGTTAAAAGCCAACGTTCAGTCAGAAGTCACTTCCAAAAACT GGTCTGATGCACTCAAGTCATCAATCTCTGCTGTTAGTAAATATGGTGGAGCAAGGGCAGGTTATAGAACGATGTTAGATGCTCTCATCCCAGCTTCGAGAGTCCTTGAGGAG AAGCTGAGTATTGGAGAGGACCTTGTTTCTGCTTTTGTTCTGTCTGGTGAAGCTGCAACCGCAGGTGCTGAATCAACCATTCAGATGCAAGCACAG GCCGGGAGATCGAGCTATGTGTCAGCTGAGATTCTTGCATCAATTCCTGATCCGGGGGCAATGGCTGCAGCGGCATGGTACAGCGCTGCTGCAAGAGCCGTGAAGGAGCAGAGCCAGGGGTTGGGAATTGTGATCCGATAG
- the LOC106311598 gene encoding putative 3,4-dihydroxy-2-butanone kinase isoform X1: protein MATPAKKFINNPNDVVTEFIEGLVETYPGLQYLDGLPEVKVVLRADVSAADYDKVAVISGGGSGHEPAQAGYVGEGMLTAAICGDVFASPPVDSILAGIRAVTGPMGCLLVVTNYTGDRLNFGLAAELAKTEGFKVETVIVGDDCALPPPRGIAGRRGLAGTILVHKVAGAAAAAGLSLEEVAAEAKHASEMVGTMGVALTVCSLPGQATSDRLGPEKMELGLGVHGEPGAAVVDIQPVDVVVSHVLQQILSPETNYVPITRGNSVVLMVNGLGGTPLMELMIAAGKAVPKLQLEFGLAVDRVYTGSFMSSLDMAGFSISIMKADQSILERLDAPTKAPSWPVGTDGNRPPSKIPVPLPPFQQNKNEESLGRPQELSQQGRILEAAIEAAATVVISLKDSLNEWDGKVGDGDCGSTMCRGATAILEDMRNYYPLNDAAETVNEIGSSIRRVMGGTSGIIYSLLCKAAYAELKANVQSEVTSKNWSDALKSSISAVSKYGGARAGYRTMLDALIPASRVLEEKLSIGEDLVSAFVLSGEAATAGAESTIQMQAQAGRSSYVSAEILASIPDPGAMAAAAWYSAAARAVKEQSQGLGIVIR from the exons ATGGCTACTCCAGCTAAGAAATTCATCAACAACCCCAACG ATGTAGTAACAGAGTTCATAGAGGGTCTGGTCGAAACTTATCCTGGACTTCAGTACTTGGATGGCCTCCCTGA GGTCAAGGTTGTACTCCGAGCTGATGTCTCGGCTGCAGATTATGACAAGGTTGCTGTTATATCAG GAGGGGGAAGTGGGCATGAACCAGCACAAGCTGGGTACGTGGGAGAAGGAATGCTAACCGCGGCTATTTGCGGTGATGTCTTTGCTTCTCCACCGGTTGATTCCATCCTAGCT GGGATTCGAGCTGTAACTGGTCCAATGGGATGCCTCTTGGTTGTCACG AACTATACTGGTGACCGCTTGAACTTTGGCCTAGCAGCTGAGCTAGCTAAAACTGAGGGTTTCAAAGTAGAG ACTGTGATTGTTGGAGATGACTGTGCTCTCCCACCGCCACGTGGCATAGCTGGACGCAGAGGTTTAGCAGGAACAATTCTTGTCCATAAG GTAGCTGGAGCAGCAGCAGCAGCCGGTCTTTCATTAGAAGAAGTTGCGGCAGAAGCAAAGCATGCTTCTGAGATGGTTGGGACCATGGGAGTTGCACTGACTGTTTGTTCGCTTCCGGGACAGGCCACATCAGATCGTTTGGGTCCTGAGAAAATGGAACTTGGGCTTGGTGTT CATGGGGAACCAGGTGCTGCTGTGGTCGACATTCAACCTGTGGATGTTGTAGTCTCCCATGTTCTTCAACAGATACTGAGTCCA GAGACTAATTATGTTCCGATTACACGTGGTAACAGTGTGGTTCTGATGGTTAATGG CTTAGGTGGTACCCCTCTAATGGAACTTATGATTGCGGCTGGAAAAGCAGTCCCTAAACTACAGTTAGAATTTGGACTTGCCGTTGATAGAGTGTATACTGGATCTTTTATGTCATCTCTTGATATGGCAG GTTTCTCGATATCGATCATGAAGGCTGACCAGTCAATTTTAGAGCGTCTGGATGCTCCGACCAAGGCACCTAGTTGGCCTGTTGGCACGGATG GGAACCGCCCACCATCAAAGATCCCAGTTCCACTACCTCCATTCCAACAAAACAAAAACGAAGAG TCTCTAGGCCGACCTCAAGAACTTAGTCAACAAGGTCGAATTCTTGAGGCAGCGATTGAAGCAGCAGCAACTGTGGTCATCAGTTTGAAAGATAGTTTGAACGAATGGGATGGAAAAGTAGGAGACGGGGACTGTGGATCAACA ATGTGCAGAGGCGCAACAGCTATTTTGGAGGACATGAGGAATTA TTATCCTCTCAACGATGCTGCTGAAACAGTGAATGAGATTGGTTCATCTATCAGAAGAGTCATGGGAGGAACGAGTGGAATAAT TTACAGTCTCCTCTGCAAGGCAGCTTACGCTGAGTTAAAAGCCAACGTTCAGTCAGAAGTCACTTCCAAAAACT GGTCTGATGCACTCAAGTCATCAATCTCTGCTGTTAGTAAATATGGTGGAGCAAGGGCAGGTTATAGAACGATGTTAGATGCTCTCATCCCAGCTTCGAGAGTCCTTGAGGAG AAGCTGAGTATTGGAGAGGACCTTGTTTCTGCTTTTGTTCTGTCTGGTGAAGCTGCAACCGCAGGTGCTGAATCAACCATTCAGATGCAAGCACAG GCCGGGAGATCGAGCTATGTGTCAGCTGAGATTCTTGCATCAATTCCTGATCCGGGGGCAATGGCTGCAGCGGCATGGTACAGCGCTGCTGCAAGAGCCGTGAAGGAGCAGAGCCAGGGGTTGGGAATTGTGATCCGATAG